The nucleotide window gattttgtgttgtagatatgtggtagtagagtaggggcctgagggcacacacttaatatgttgtgaaatctgttgtgaatttATTGTAATGTTAAAAAAATGtagaactgccttaattttgctggacccgaGGAAgagtggggatccataataaataataataataaaaataatatgccacttagcagacgcttttatccaaagcgacttacagtcatgtgtgcatacattttttacgtatgggtggtcccggggatcgaacccactaccctggcgttacaagcgccatgctctaccaattgagctatagATATATTTCTTGAACCTGTGATGTGATTGTTCCTGTACCTGTGCAGACTGCAGTCAGAATGGATTAGACCACCCCTCAGCGGATATGTCCCTTGATGACGGCTCAGGGATGCTGGTGGATGGCTTCGAGAGAACATATGATGGAAAACTCAAGTGCCGTTACTGTAACTATGCTACCAGAGGCACAGCACGACTCATTGAACATATCCGCATTCACACAGGTGAGCTTGAATAGGACAGATAACAACATGCAGATGCTACCAGATGATATAGGGCTAGATCACTCGCTAAGCATTTTCTCTTATACAAAGCGTTCACCCTTTTATTTTCATTAGGCCTAGTTAGTTATCAAAGACAAAAAGCTAAAAACATGACATTTAACATTTCATCCTAAGACCTTATTCTTCCTTGTAATTCTttatcttcctctttcctctTATCAAACAGGAGAGAAACCCCACAGATGCCACCTGTGTCCTTTCGCCTCTGCTTATGAGCGCCACCTAGAGGCCCACATGCGCTcccacacaggagaaaagccttacaaGTGTGAGCTGTGCTCCTTCCGCTGCAGCGACCGCAGCAACCTTTCACACCACCGCCGCCGCCGGCACAAGCTCTTACCCATGAAAGGtgctcgctcctctctctcccacaagAAGATGCTAAGCGTCCTGCAGAAGAAGACCAGCCTGGGCTATGGTCGCCGGCTCCTCATCAACTTCAGCCCACCCTCCATGGTGATGCACAAGGCTGAGCACCTGGACGACTACTCCCACGAACTGCCCCACCTGCGCCAGGAGACCTACGATGACCAGGGTGCTGGTGGGGATGGAAGCTCCAGGGAcgaccaccaccatcaccaccacaacTTGATCATGGACAACCCCCTCAACCAGCTCTCCACCCTGGCCGGCCAACTGGCCAGCCTGCCCTCCGAAGCTGAGGGCCAGACCCAACAGCCTCCCATGTCTCCAGGTACAGAGTCCTGTGTGGACGAGAAGCCCTTCCTCATCCAGCAGCCTCTCCCAGCCACTGCTTCTGCTGCTGTGTCAGCCAGTGCTGCCCAtgcctcctcctcccccatcacCCCAGAGCCCAGGCCCCCACCACACAGCAACTGCAGCCCCGGGGCAGGTCCCTGCAGCGAGCACAGCGGACGCACAAGTACCCCCAGCATCACCAACAGCCAGCCCAGCACACCAGCCCCAGGCTTGCCCTCGCTGCATCAAGACCCCCAGATGCTGCACCACTGCCAGCACTGTGACATCTACTTCCCTGACAACATCCTGTACACCATCCACATGGGCTGCCACGGCTACGAGAACCCCTTCCAGTGCAACATCTGTGGCCACAAGTGCAGGAGCAAGTATGACTTTGCCTGCCATTTTGCCAGGGGGCAGCATAAGCAGTGACTTGTCGCCGGGTCAGTGACAAAGGACTGGAGATGATGAATGAAGGTGTttttatttaattccatttatTTATTGCTGTTGATCTTTCTGAAATTGGCCTTGATGTAGCCTTTGCAAATTCTGTGTAGTGAATTTGATTTTACAGGAAAGGAAATAACATTTGACAGTGCCCATGTGTATGTAATGTGTAGGGATGGAGTGGTTTAGAGGTACAACTCACTTGACCTGTTTGATCATTAAACATTCCTTATGTGGGTTTTTAACATGAACACTATTTTCAGCCTTACAAATGTACTGTAGTTATAGATGATACTAACATTTTGTGAGAGTGCTCTTTTAGTGGCTTTAACCATAACCAAGTAAACCATTTCAGAGTGCAAAGACGGCACCATTTATGCTTCCAACAGTGCCTACGATATTCACAATTGCTTAACCTGTACTTAAATCGACACATCTGACATCTTTATTACATTTTTTCTGTTTGTTGTCTTTAGATGAGGGTGTTCTGTTGTCGTTTGTGATGGATCTATACACAGTGCCCTTCCTTAACCAGCAGCTTTTTGCTTATTGGGTGTTGTTGAAAATAAAGCATAACCTATACATCATGTTATATTCTGACATTTAAATGGCATATGTCATTGTGAGATCCAACATCTTTACTGTCAAAGCATTATCACCATATCTATTTTTTCTCTTTTGTCAATCCTTTTTAGTACAGAATTGCCAAGTAGCACCAGAGATGCCATGTTTTAGCATACATGCTATGCCTTGGGATTCCTTCTGTCCTTCTATAATCAAGGCATTGCATATTATGGATCTCAGTGCTTTCTTAGATATTTATTGAGTATTGTAATCTACATTTCTCGGTCAGATAGGTGTTATGTGTCAATGAAGTTGAAATTATACTGAAGTGAAGATTACTGCCATAGCAGGGTTGTTTTGTATTGGATACTGTCGTGTCTGTTGCATAGCAACATTTGTGGAGAACATAGTTACTGTTTCTAGGACTAATTGCACGTCACCATGCTTACAGGCGTCCAATGATTGAGGGGTTATGTAAAGGTAAAGTTaacagaaaaaaaaaacttgtaaGGGAGTTTGTTTAATGTGTTGTATCTTTATAGAGCAGGTGAATGTTGAAGCGTTTTGGCGATCATTATATCCCCTTGGATGACAAATCATTTTATGTGAGAGTAATATTAACACATTTCTAAGTAAAATGTTTTCTAACAGATCTTTTCTTTGTCTCAACTGTCCTTTGTTCTTTTTCTTGGTATCTATGAATTGACATGCAGTCAGAAAGCAAATTTCACATATttgatctacagtgccttgcaaaattattcatcccccttggcgtttttcctattttgttgcattacaacctgtaatttaaatggatttgtaattgtattgtatgtaatggacatacataaaatagtccaaattggtgaagtgaaatgaaaaaaattacttgtttcaaaaaatatataaaaaatgaataacggaaaagtggtgcgtgcatatgtattcacccctttgctatgaagctcctaaataagatctggtgcaaccaattaccttcagatgtcacataattagttaaataaagtccacctgtgtgcaatctaagtgtcacatgatctgtcacatgatctcagt belongs to Coregonus clupeaformis isolate EN_2021a chromosome 1, ASM2061545v1, whole genome shotgun sequence and includes:
- the LOC121571235 gene encoding zinc finger protein Pegasus isoform X2, whose amino-acid sequence is MLTSTNSSLCHHGSARMEPLLWRLYLPMGEEKPETLDFVKDFQEYLSQQTQHVNMISGSVSGVKEMDDLPTDCSQNGLDHPSADMSLDDGSGMLVDGFERTYDGKLKCRYCNYATRGTARLIEHIRIHTGEKPHRCHLCPFASAYERHLEAHMRSHTGEKPYKCELCSFRCSDRSNLSHHRRRRHKLLPMKGARSSLSHKKMLSVLQKKTSLGYGRRLLINFSPPSMVMHKAEHLDDYSHELPHLRQETYDDQGAGGDGSSRDDHHHHHHNLIMDNPLNQLSTLAGQLASLPSEAEGQTQQPPMSPGTESCVDEKPFLIQQPLPATASAAVSASAAHASSSPITPEPRPPPHSNCSPGAGPCSEHSGRTSTPSITNSQPSTPAPGLPSLHQDPQMLHHCQHCDIYFPDNILYTIHMGCHGYENPFQCNICGHKCRSKYDFACHFARGQHKQ
- the LOC121571235 gene encoding zinc finger protein Pegasus isoform X3, whose translation is MGEEKPETLDFVKDFQEYLSQQTQHVNMISGSVSGVKEMDDLPTDCSQNGLDHPSADMSLDDGSGMLVDGFERTYDGKLKCRYCNYATRGTARLIEHIRIHTGEKPHRCHLCPFASAYERHLEAHMRSHTGEKPYKCELCSFRCSDRSNLSHHRRRRHKLLPMKGARSSLSHKKMLSVLQKKTSLGYGRRLLINFSPPSMVMHKAEHLDDYSHELPHLRQETYDDQGAGGDGSSRDDHHHHHHNLIMDNPLNQLSTLAGQLASLPSEAEGQTQQPPMSPGTESCVDEKPFLIQQPLPATASAAVSASAAHASSSPITPEPRPPPHSNCSPGAGPCSEHSGRTSTPSITNSQPSTPAPGLPSLHQDPQMLHHCQHCDIYFPDNILYTIHMGCHGYENPFQCNICGHKCRSKYDFACHFARGQHKQ
- the LOC121571235 gene encoding zinc finger protein Pegasus isoform X1 gives rise to the protein MLSCCFSLICLPIDNVIIMCCYGYTWIIAPEKRLYLPMGEEKPETLDFVKDFQEYLSQQTQHVNMISGSVSGVKEMDDLPTDCSQNGLDHPSADMSLDDGSGMLVDGFERTYDGKLKCRYCNYATRGTARLIEHIRIHTGEKPHRCHLCPFASAYERHLEAHMRSHTGEKPYKCELCSFRCSDRSNLSHHRRRRHKLLPMKGARSSLSHKKMLSVLQKKTSLGYGRRLLINFSPPSMVMHKAEHLDDYSHELPHLRQETYDDQGAGGDGSSRDDHHHHHHNLIMDNPLNQLSTLAGQLASLPSEAEGQTQQPPMSPGTESCVDEKPFLIQQPLPATASAAVSASAAHASSSPITPEPRPPPHSNCSPGAGPCSEHSGRTSTPSITNSQPSTPAPGLPSLHQDPQMLHHCQHCDIYFPDNILYTIHMGCHGYENPFQCNICGHKCRSKYDFACHFARGQHKQ